A stretch of Leishmania braziliensis MHOM/BR/75/M2904 complete genome, chromosome 11 DNA encodes these proteins:
- a CDS encoding putative aminopeptidase, producing the protein MSEMKRLRSESAVEESAVSAYVQTCAKFKSNVMFTDISKVSCVAAHVLLVGALGQLRDKSVESLRFYCPAVAEALRRVKDGATVKTLAVVAGREGYTEVTVTALPATASRTNCPYRADSLSEAVVAACGTVDEGETLDVYVRAPAGAEAAIANAVARAVPHSYTAKSGQAAKAYMKQTTTVNVVMSSRVAFTNESVQGKSVCAAELEAICTSVQLCQRLVDTPPCMLDTVVYAEIAAAYAAELGADITVIKGEELREKGYGGIYAVGKCAQYPPHLVTLRYRNPHAATCAKNIAMVGKGIVYDCGGLALKPAAHMTNMKMDMGGSAGVFCAFIAVVRSMKVQTSHYNHIANISVTLCIAENAIGPKSYRNDDVVIMKSGKSVEVMNTDAEGRMVLGDGVYYATGEQDFVPDEVINMATLTGAQGVATGSKHAGIYVSDAKAEQDMVNAGLQSGDVCYPVLYCPEYHEEVYRSPCADMRNIENSKSSAGSSCGGYFVEKHLHERFKGPFVHVDMAYPSSNTAGATGYGVTLVAEYLRKY; encoded by the coding sequence ATGTCCGAGATGAAGCGCCTGCGCTCGGAgtcggcggtggaggagtcgGCGGTGTCGGCGTACGTCCAAACGTGCGCGAAGTTCAAGTCGAACGTGATGTTCACGGACATCTCGAAGGTGTCGTGTGTTGCGGCGcacgtgctgctggtggGCGCGCTGGGGCAGCTGAGGGACAAGTCTGTGGAGTCCCTGCGGTTCTACTGCCCAGCTGTCGCGGAGGCGCTGAGGCGCGTGAAGGATGGCGCGACGGTGAAGACGCTTGCGGTGGTTGCGGGGCGCGAGGGCTACACGGAGGTGACGGTGACTGCGCTGCCGGCAACTGCGTCGCGCACGAACTGCCCGTACCGCGCGGACAGCCTCTCGGAggctgttgttgccgccTGCGGGACCGTCGACGAGGGTGAGACGCTGGacgtgtacgtgcgcgcgcctgctggcgcagagGCGGCCATCGCGAACGCTGTAGCGCGCGCTGTGCCGCACTCATACACAGCGAAGTCTGGGCAGGCGGCGAAGGCCTATATGAAGCAGACGACAACAGTGAACGTTGTGATGTCGTCACGCGTCGCGTTCACAAACGAGAGCGTGCAGGGGAAGTCCGTGtgcgctgcggagctggaggcgatctGCACATCagtgcagctgtgccagcGCCTGGTAGACACGCCGCCGTGCATGCTGGATACTGTCGTGTACGCTGAGATCGCTGCGGCGTACGCCGCTGAGCTCGGTGCGGACATCACCGTAATCAAaggcgaggagctgcgcgagaagGGCTACGGTGGCATCTATGCAGTCGGCAAGTGTGCTCAGTACCCGCCACATCTCGTGACGCTGCGCTACAGGAACCCGCACGCCGCTACCTGTGCCAAGAATATTGCGATGGTTGGCAAGGGTATCGTGTACGACTGCGGCGGTCTTGCTCTGAAGCCAGCCGCGCACATGACGAACATGAAGATGGATATGGGTGGCTCCGCTGGTGTGTTCTGTGCCTTCATCgctgtggtgcgcagcatgAAGGTGCAGACGAGCCACTACAACCACATCGCCAACATCAGTGTGACGCTATGCATAGCCGAAAACGCGATCGGTCCCAAGTCATATCGCAACGACGATGTGGTGATCATGAAGTCCGGTAAGTCAGTGGAGGTGATGAACACTGATGCAGAGGGCCGCATGGTTCTGGGCGACGGCGTGTACTACGCAACGGGGGAGCAGGACTTCGTTCCGGATGAAGTGATCAACATGGCGACGCTGACGGGTGCGCAGGGTGTGGCGACGGGCTCGAAGCACGCCGGCATCTACGTCAGCGATGCTAAGGCAGAACAGGACATGGTAAATGCAGGCCTGCAGTCCGGCGACGTGTGCTACCCAGTGCTCTACTGCCCCGAGTACCATGAGGAGGTGTACCGAAGCCCTTGCGCAGATATGCGAAACATCGAAAACTCGAAGTCGAGCGCCGGCTCGAGCTGCGGCGGCTACTTTGTAGAGAAACATCTCCACGAGCGCTTCAAGGGCCCTTTTGTGCACGTTGATATGGCCTACCCCAGCTCGAACACTGCTGGTGCCACTGGCTACGGTGTGACTCTCGTGGCCGAGTACCTGCGCAAGTACTAG
- a CDS encoding putative cytochrome b5, whose translation MSQGELQMYSWAEIARHTKEDDCWVVMYGKVLDVSKWLHEHPGGLDPIKDMGGMDITNSFESIGHTSTALLKSKAFIIGRVDPEESRIHKEAAKKASTPAPKWSETTREELRHYKGGEGIIPLPVIIGAAIAVLALLIYLLK comes from the coding sequence ATGTCCCAGGGTGAGCTGCAGATGTACTCATGGGCGGAGATCGCCAGGCACACAAAGGAGGACGACTGCTGGGTGGTGATGTACGGCAAAGTGTTGGATGTGAGCAAGTGGCTGCACGAGCACCCTGGCGGCCTCGACCCCATCAAGGACATGGGTGGGATGGATATCACGAACAGCTTCGAGAGCATCgggcacacaagcacagcgtTGTTGAAAAGCAAAGCTTTCATCATCGGCCGCGTGGACCCGGAGGAGTCGAGGATACATAAGGAGGCGGCTAAGAAGGCGTCGACTCCAGCCCCAAAGTGGTCGGAGACGACGCGCGAAGAGTTACGGCATTACAAGGGTGGTGAGGGTATTATCCCGCTGCCCGTGATTATCGGCGCGGCAATTGCCGTCCTAGCCCTTCTAATCTATCTGCTGAAGTGA
- a CDS encoding putative aminopeptidase, with amino-acid sequence MSEMKRLRSESAVEESAVSAYVQTCAKFKSNVMFTDISKVSCVAAHVLLVGALGQLRDKSVESLRFYCPAVAEALRRVKDGATVKTLAVVAGREGYTEVTVTALPATASRTSCPYRADSLSEAVVAACGTVDEGETLDVYVRAPAGAEAAIANAVARALSHSNRVACVTRFHLCEFLFFLVSLLSRDEVFAG; translated from the coding sequence ATGTCCGAGATGAAGCGCCTGCGCTCGGAgtcggcggtggaggagtcgGCGGTGTCGGCGTACGTCCAAACGTGCGCGAAGTTCAAGTCGAACGTGATGTTCACGGACATCTCGAAGGTGTCGTGTGTTGCGGCGcacgtgctgctggtggGCGCGCTGGGGCAGCTGAGGGACAAGTCTGTGGAGTCCCTGCGGTTCTACTGCCCAGCTGTCGCGGAGGCGCTGAGGCGCGTGAAGGATGGCGCGACGGTGAAGACGCTTGCGGTGGTTGCGGGGCGCGAGGGCTACACGGAGGTGACGGTGACTGCGCTGCCGGCAACTGCGTCGCGCACGAGCTGCCCGTACCGCGCGGACAGCCTCTCGGAggctgttgttgccgccTGCGGGACCGTCGACGAGGGTGAGACGCTGGacgtgtacgtgcgcgcgcctgctggcgcagagGCGGCCATCGCGAACGCTGTAGCGCGCGCACTCTCTCATTCGAACAGGGTTGCCTGTGTGACGCGTTTTCATCTGTGCgagtttctctttttcctcgtTTCGCTTCTTAGTCGTGATGAGGTTTTCGCTGGCTGA